The following proteins are co-located in the Paenibacillus sp. JNUCC32 genome:
- the dinG gene encoding ATP-dependent DNA helicase DinG yields the protein MKFAVLDFETTGNQSADEIIQVGLAIIEEDRSISRVYGTYVNPGIPIPPFITGLTGISDSDVADAPSLEEMMMELVPMLDDVVLVGHNVAFDFNFLQNALDRCGYLPFSGRILDTMHFLKICFPSLPSYQLGMVSSHFGLEHDRPHQADSDALATAYALLKCLEEIDELPLLTIQRLSDLFADEDSDLAWFFDGIRSDREHRAVQVGDTHTYYRQFALAVDDWNDIAPVRDETEPNPLADVSFEQYMNDVRERLKETLPHYESRDAQDMMFQEVMQALDDNKHLLIEAGTGTGKSLGYLLPSIYQSVKQEQKVMVSTHTINLQEQLRDRDIPLLTQVVPFPFKAAIFKGRGHYLCLRKFEHKINRRDFHSPKEDVITAAQMLVWLTQTENGDDEELNLGGRGGDFWETISSDSDSCLGRACPWFRKCYYHRAKHEAGIADVVITNHSKLFTDVKANHQLLPSYERLVIDEAHHLEDVAGKHLGLQMKYFSVVHTLTRMYKDSRSGQLPALRQLLQASPHEKAVEWSSVIDRLYPDLITAKENWDRLSDQLFGLLPERGDASPGDAGQFSLRLSPLKKPKDWDSMAELEHQIHLTLGDVVRKGDKLIAEMKEDLDDYSADSLLTDLSGLFKDLASHREDLRSFMALNDEGTVYWMEANGNFRSKSLQLYAVPVDVSAHLKELFFDKKQSVILTSATLSVDKSFQFMIENLGLQEAAEAGNLNTVQLPSPFNYREQALLVVPRDFPSVKGSVGDALFVNTLVKSLADTAVATHGRMLVLFTSYRMLRQVHEPLKEALASSDITVLGQGMDGTSRTKLIRRFQDSSASVLLGTSSFWEGVDIPGEALTCLAIVRLPFQPPNHPLVEAKSELLQQQKKNPFMKLSVPQAVIRFKQGFGRLVRTAQDKGIVIVYDTRVIESYYGKYFLYSLPGPKMEHMPTEGIVPRISEWLQEEASAGNQAE from the coding sequence ATGAAATTTGCCGTATTGGATTTTGAAACCACGGGCAACCAGTCTGCAGATGAAATCATTCAGGTTGGACTGGCCATCATCGAAGAGGATCGAAGCATATCCCGCGTATACGGCACCTATGTCAATCCCGGGATTCCGATCCCTCCTTTTATTACCGGTTTGACCGGCATTTCCGACAGTGATGTAGCGGATGCTCCGTCATTGGAAGAAATGATGATGGAGCTTGTGCCCATGCTCGACGATGTCGTATTGGTTGGACATAACGTCGCTTTTGATTTTAACTTTTTGCAAAACGCGCTCGATCGCTGCGGCTATTTACCGTTCAGCGGCCGTATTCTAGATACGATGCACTTCTTAAAAATATGCTTTCCCTCGCTCCCGTCCTACCAGCTCGGGATGGTGTCCTCTCATTTCGGCCTGGAGCATGACCGTCCGCACCAGGCGGACAGCGATGCGCTTGCCACAGCCTATGCGCTGCTGAAATGTTTGGAGGAGATCGACGAGCTTCCGCTGCTCACCATTCAGCGTTTAAGCGACCTGTTTGCCGACGAGGACAGCGATTTGGCCTGGTTCTTTGACGGCATTCGTTCCGACAGGGAGCACCGAGCCGTACAAGTGGGAGACACCCATACGTACTACCGCCAGTTTGCCTTGGCGGTGGATGATTGGAACGATATAGCACCTGTCAGGGATGAGACGGAGCCCAACCCCTTGGCCGATGTAAGCTTCGAGCAATACATGAACGATGTTCGTGAACGCCTGAAGGAAACGCTGCCTCATTACGAGAGCAGGGATGCCCAGGACATGATGTTCCAGGAAGTGATGCAGGCGCTGGATGACAATAAACATCTATTGATCGAAGCGGGCACGGGAACCGGCAAATCCCTTGGATATTTGCTGCCGTCGATCTATCAAAGCGTGAAGCAGGAACAGAAGGTTATGGTGAGCACGCATACGATCAACCTTCAAGAACAGCTGCGTGACCGGGATATTCCCCTGCTCACCCAGGTTGTTCCTTTTCCTTTTAAGGCGGCCATTTTCAAGGGCAGGGGACATTATTTGTGTTTGAGAAAATTTGAACATAAAATAAATAGAAGAGATTTTCATTCCCCGAAGGAAGACGTAATCACGGCGGCCCAGATGCTGGTCTGGCTGACCCAGACGGAGAACGGGGATGATGAAGAGCTAAACCTTGGCGGACGCGGAGGGGATTTCTGGGAGACCATCTCCAGCGATTCGGATTCTTGCCTCGGACGCGCCTGTCCTTGGTTCCGCAAATGCTACTATCACAGGGCCAAGCATGAAGCAGGCATCGCGGATGTCGTCATTACGAACCATTCGAAGCTGTTCACCGACGTGAAGGCGAATCATCAGCTGCTGCCAAGCTATGAGCGCCTCGTCATCGACGAAGCGCATCATCTTGAGGATGTCGCCGGCAAGCACCTTGGCTTGCAGATGAAGTATTTTTCGGTGGTCCATACCTTGACCCGCATGTACAAAGACAGCCGAAGCGGGCAGCTCCCGGCTCTGCGCCAGCTGCTGCAAGCTTCGCCGCACGAGAAGGCAGTCGAATGGTCTTCCGTCATCGACCGTTTGTATCCGGACCTCATTACCGCAAAAGAGAACTGGGATCGGCTCAGCGATCAATTGTTCGGACTGCTTCCGGAACGCGGAGACGCTTCTCCGGGAGATGCCGGCCAATTCTCGCTCCGCCTGTCCCCGCTTAAGAAGCCGAAGGATTGGGATTCGATGGCCGAACTGGAGCATCAAATTCATCTGACGCTGGGCGATGTCGTGCGCAAGGGCGATAAACTGATCGCCGAAATGAAGGAAGATTTGGATGACTACAGCGCGGACAGCCTGTTAACCGACCTATCGGGCCTATTTAAGGACCTGGCCTCGCATCGCGAAGACCTGCGCTCCTTCATGGCCCTGAACGATGAGGGCACGGTATACTGGATGGAGGCGAACGGCAATTTCCGCAGCAAATCGCTGCAGTTGTATGCCGTGCCCGTCGACGTGAGCGCTCATCTGAAGGAATTGTTTTTTGACAAGAAACAAAGCGTGATTCTGACATCGGCGACCTTGTCGGTGGACAAATCGTTTCAGTTCATGATCGAAAACCTGGGTCTTCAGGAAGCGGCTGAAGCGGGGAACCTGAACACGGTTCAGCTCCCGTCCCCGTTTAATTACAGGGAACAAGCCCTTCTTGTCGTGCCGCGCGATTTTCCGAGCGTGAAGGGATCGGTTGGGGATGCACTCTTTGTGAATACGCTCGTGAAGTCTTTGGCCGATACGGCCGTCGCTACGCATGGCCGCATGCTCGTCCTGTTCACTTCGTACCGGATGCTGCGCCAGGTGCACGAGCCGCTGAAAGAAGCGCTGGCATCAAGCGACATCACGGTATTGGGACAAGGTATGGACGGAACCAGCCGTACCAAGTTAATCCGAAGATTTCAGGACAGCAGCGCTTCCGTGCTGCTGGGCACCAGCTCCTTCTGGGAAGGGGTAGACATCCCGGGCGAGGCGCTGACTTGTCTTGCCATCGTCCGGCTTCCGTTCCAGCCGCCGAATCACCCCTTGGTCGAGGCCAAGAGCGAACTGCTGCAGCAGCAGAAGAAGAATCCCTTCATGAAGCTTTCGGTTCCGCAAGCGGTCATTCGTTTCAAACAGGGGTTTGGGCGTCTGGTGCGAACAGCACAAGATAAAGGGATCGTGATCGTGTACGATACGCGGGTCATTGAATCCTATTACGGGAAGTATTTCTTATATTCCTTGCCGGGGCCGAAGATGGAGCATATGCCGACAGAGGGGATCGTTCCCCGAATTTCGGAATGGCTGCAGGAAGAGGCAAGCGCGGGAAACCAAGCGGAATAA
- the panD gene encoding aspartate 1-decarboxylase → MFRTMMKSKIHRATVTEANLNYVGSITIDEDLMEAADLLENEKVQIVNNNNGARLETYVIKGERGSGVICLNGAAARLVQPGDNVIIISYAMMSKEEYDHHTPTVVIVDESNKPVTTEYREVHAAIL, encoded by the coding sequence ATGTTTAGAACGATGATGAAATCCAAAATCCACCGCGCAACGGTGACGGAAGCCAATCTGAACTATGTGGGCAGCATTACCATTGATGAGGATCTAATGGAGGCTGCAGACCTTCTGGAGAATGAAAAAGTTCAAATCGTGAACAATAACAACGGCGCCCGTCTGGAAACGTACGTAATCAAAGGCGAGCGCGGCAGCGGCGTCATTTGCTTGAACGGAGCAGCCGCACGTCTTGTACAGCCCGGCGACAACGTCATTATCATTTCTTATGCCATGATGTCCAAAGAGGAATACGACCATCACACCCCGACGGTCGTGATCGTCGACGAATCGAATAAGCCGGTTACGACGGAGTATCGCGAAGTTCACGCCGCCATTCTCTGA